One segment of Setaria viridis chromosome 4, Setaria_viridis_v4.0, whole genome shotgun sequence DNA contains the following:
- the LOC117851215 gene encoding uncharacterized protein isoform X1, which produces MTAAAQAVVAVALAAILSTPAPQPDTFSNIPPTLSGGDGKAERIKHPKSAKALQCTTKCVGTCIRGGGGAPGEGPLNVRRPLVVFKDGFRTRQYCLLFVSLIECSDICNRIQDGKDGP; this is translated from the exons ATGACTGCGGCGGCTCAggccgtggtggcggtggcgctcgcGGCCATCCTCtccacgccggcgccgcagcctGACACCTTCTCCAACATCCCGCCCACGCTCTCCG GGGGCGACGGGAAGGCGGAGCGGATCAAGCACCCCAAGTCGGCCAAGGCGCTGCAGTGCACCACCAAGTGCGTCGGCACCTgcatccgcggcggcggcggcgcgcccggaGAGGGCCCCCTCAACGTCCGGAG GCCACTCGTGGTGTTCAAGGACGGGTTCCGGACCCGGCAGTACTG TTTGTTGTTCGTCAGCCTGATAGAGTGCTCGGACATCTGCAACCGGATCCAGGACGGGAAGGATGGACCATGA
- the LOC117851215 gene encoding uncharacterized protein isoform X4 — translation MTAAAQAVVAVALAAILSTPAPQPDTFSNIPPTLSGGDGKAERIKHPKSAKALQCTTKCVGTCIRGGGGAPGEGPLNVRSILCSPCAGHSWCSRTGSGPGSTA, via the exons ATGACTGCGGCGGCTCAggccgtggtggcggtggcgctcgcGGCCATCCTCtccacgccggcgccgcagcctGACACCTTCTCCAACATCCCGCCCACGCTCTCCG GGGGCGACGGGAAGGCGGAGCGGATCAAGCACCCCAAGTCGGCCAAGGCGCTGCAGTGCACCACCAAGTGCGTCGGCACCTgcatccgcggcggcggcggcgcgcccggaGAGGGCCCCCTCAACGTCCGGAG CATTTTGTGTTCGCCGTGCGCAGGCCACTCGTGGTGTTCAAGGACGGGTTCCGGACCCGGCAGTACTG CCTGA
- the LOC117851215 gene encoding uncharacterized protein isoform X3, translated as MTAAAQAVVAVALAAILSTPAPQPDTFSNIPPTLSGGDGKAERIKHPKSAKALQCTTKCVGTCIRGGGGAPGEGPLNVRSILCSPCAGHSWCSRTGSGPGSTVCCSSA; from the exons ATGACTGCGGCGGCTCAggccgtggtggcggtggcgctcgcGGCCATCCTCtccacgccggcgccgcagcctGACACCTTCTCCAACATCCCGCCCACGCTCTCCG GGGGCGACGGGAAGGCGGAGCGGATCAAGCACCCCAAGTCGGCCAAGGCGCTGCAGTGCACCACCAAGTGCGTCGGCACCTgcatccgcggcggcggcggcgcgcccggaGAGGGCCCCCTCAACGTCCGGAG CATTTTGTGTTCGCCGTGCGCAGGCCACTCGTGGTGTTCAAGGACGGGTTCCGGACCCGGCAGTACTG TTTGTTGTTCGTCAGCCTGA
- the LOC117851215 gene encoding uncharacterized protein isoform X2 — protein MTAAAQAVVAVALAAILSTPAPQPDTFSNIPPTLSGGDGKAERIKHPKSAKALQCTTKCVGTCIRGGGGAPGEGPLNVRRPLVVFKDGFRTRQYCLIECSDICNRIQDGKDGP, from the exons ATGACTGCGGCGGCTCAggccgtggtggcggtggcgctcgcGGCCATCCTCtccacgccggcgccgcagcctGACACCTTCTCCAACATCCCGCCCACGCTCTCCG GGGGCGACGGGAAGGCGGAGCGGATCAAGCACCCCAAGTCGGCCAAGGCGCTGCAGTGCACCACCAAGTGCGTCGGCACCTgcatccgcggcggcggcggcgcgcccggaGAGGGCCCCCTCAACGTCCGGAG GCCACTCGTGGTGTTCAAGGACGGGTTCCGGACCCGGCAGTACTG CCTGATAGAGTGCTCGGACATCTGCAACCGGATCCAGGACGGGAAGGATGGACCATGA